GGTGGAGGCGGAGCGGGAAAAGCCCGGCCACAACGAAAGGCACTGAAAGCAGCCGATGCCCAGGGCCATCTTGGGCGTCATTTCATCCAGGGTAACGCAGGTGGGGCGAAACTTGCGGCGCTCCACCACAATCATCATGATGGCGCCCACCACCAGGGCCATGAGGACCGTGGTGGGGGTAAACAGATAGTGCTTGATGGTGGAATGCAGCAGCAGCCCCATGATGCAGGCCGGCAGACAGGTGAGAAAAAGCAGAAAAATGCCCCGCATGCCGGCAAAGCGCACATAGGGCTTGGGTTGCAAAAGCCCCCAGAAGCGCTCCCAGTACAGGACAACCACGGCCATGATGGCGCCAAGCTGGATGACCACGTTAAAGGTATCGGCCTTTTCTCCCACAAAGCCCAGCAGGTTGCTGGCAAGGATGAGATGACCGGAGGAGGACACGGGCAGATATTCCGTGAGACCTTCCACAATGCTCAGAATGAAGGCGACAAAGAGATTGTCCATGCGTTTCTCGTGCGCGTCCTTGCCGCGCGTTGCCAAAGGGGGATGCCTCGGCTAGGTTGAGGAAAATGGATAACGGAACAGGAAGGAACATGCCATGACAACCATCATGCCCCAGAGCGAGCTGCTGCGCCGGGCAGCAGCCCATGTGTCCGAGGCCCTGGCCGAAAGGCCGGACAGGGACCTGACGTGGCTGCTGGACGAGGCGGCCATGCGCTTCAACCTGGGACCACGGGAACAGCAGGCGCTGGAACGGCTATTCCGGACAGACAAGGCGGCTCCCCGGAAGTAGCGGCGTTCACGGTGCCGGCTCTCCTCTGCCCGCAGCGGGCGGGACAGAAGCAGGAAGGGACCGCCGGCTTCCCGGGGTCCCTTCCGTGCCTGCACGGAAGCCATCAGCCGATGCTGCTGCCGTTGGGCATGGGGCTGCCGGGTTGCAGCAGCACGAGTTTATTGTCCTTTTCTGCGGTGAGCACCATGCCGTGAGACATGAGGCCGCGAATCTTGCGCGGGGCCAGATTGAGCACGGCGCAGACCTGTTTGCCCACCAGGTCTTCCGGCGAGAAGAACTGGGCCAGGCCGGACAGGATCTGGCGCGGCTGCCCTTCCCCGAAATCGATTTCCAGGCGCAGGATGCGGTCGGCATTGGGGTGCTTTTCACACACCAGCACGGTGCCCACGCGCATGTCGGCCGCCTTGAAGTGGTCAAAGCTGATTTCTTCCGCTGGCCCTTCCG
This DNA window, taken from uncultured Desulfovibrio sp., encodes the following:
- a CDS encoding undecaprenyl-diphosphate phosphatase, translating into MDNLFVAFILSIVEGLTEYLPVSSSGHLILASNLLGFVGEKADTFNVVIQLGAIMAVVVLYWERFWGLLQPKPYVRFAGMRGIFLLFLTCLPACIMGLLLHSTIKHYLFTPTTVLMALVVGAIMMIVVERRKFRPTCVTLDEMTPKMALGIGCFQCLSLWPGFSRSASTIMGGMILGARRNVAAEYSFIAAVPIMIAATGYDMLKSWHLFTAADIPFFAVGMVGAFVSALIAIKAFVALVGRVTLVPFAVYRLLLAPFIYYFMVN